The Haloplasma contractile SSD-17B genome has a window encoding:
- a CDS encoding DUF4064 domain-containing protein, whose translation MNRIQGKGLAIAGSIVSSLFSLLFVVLGFVLKAMVNQSSFHLTTVDGMMETNPNITREEALQLVNESNMGFDFLANIIIFGALFFLLLGVIALVLSIKVTYKNKVLVGIILIVFAFVHIIFSRFLASILLLIAGILILSANESKNTRQLRLPEDLSKDSNDGKSTDYHENESNEHNQSTNLDEKITDEIVLTDEPEISSDEIEQSTNRHDSSSDEHNLDSEHNNSNYNS comes from the coding sequence TGCAATAGCAGGTTCAATCGTCTCATCTTTATTTTCTCTTCTATTTGTCGTTCTTGGTTTTGTATTAAAAGCAATGGTCAATCAGTCAAGTTTTCATTTAACTACTGTAGACGGAATGATGGAAACCAATCCTAATATCACACGAGAAGAAGCGTTACAACTTGTAAATGAATCTAACATGGGATTTGATTTTCTAGCCAACATAATCATATTTGGTGCACTCTTTTTCTTACTATTAGGTGTCATTGCACTTGTATTATCAATAAAAGTAACCTATAAAAATAAAGTGTTGGTAGGAATTATTTTAATTGTATTCGCATTTGTTCACATTATCTTTAGTCGGTTTTTAGCTTCTATTTTACTCTTAATAGCTGGTATCTTGATTTTATCTGCAAATGAATCAAAAAACACAAGACAACTTAGACTACCAGAAGACTTAAGTAAAGACTCTAATGATGGGAAAAGTACTGATTACCATGAAAATGAATCTAATGAACATAATCAAAGTACTAATCTTGATGAGAAAATTACTGATGAGATTGTACTGACTGACGAACCCGAAATAAGTTCAGATGAGATTGAACAAAGTACTAATCGACATGATAGCAGCTCTGATGAACATAATCTTGATTCTGAACACAACAACTCTAATTATAACAGTTAA
- a CDS encoding GNAT family N-acetyltransferase, which produces MNNIRIERIELDRINEFLSIIREIAIWLKDQGKEMWTLNKVNEAHFLNRFKDGEWYICYSGNEPAGVFILLKENKRWWTDQPKGESLFLKKLGVRRKYAGTGISTYIINWIKSEVKKRNMRYIRLEIFADVEFLDAFYKKNRFRLVKEVVSPRNNKRIGLYELKVI; this is translated from the coding sequence ATGAACAACATACGTATTGAACGAATAGAATTGGATCGAATTAATGAATTTCTATCCATAATACGAGAGATAGCAATCTGGTTAAAAGATCAAGGTAAAGAAATGTGGACACTTAATAAAGTCAATGAAGCCCATTTTTTAAATCGATTTAAAGATGGTGAATGGTATATCTGTTATTCAGGCAATGAACCAGCAGGTGTGTTCATCCTTCTTAAGGAAAATAAACGTTGGTGGACTGATCAACCAAAAGGAGAATCATTATTCTTAAAAAAACTTGGTGTAAGAAGAAAATATGCCGGAACAGGTATTTCAACCTATATCATAAATTGGATTAAGAGTGAGGTTAAAAAACGAAATATGCGGTATATAAGACTTGAAATATTTGCTGATGTAGAGTTTCTAGATGCATTCTATAAAAAGAATCGATTTCGATTAGTAAAAGAAGTAGTTTCACCAAGGAACAATAAACGCATTGGATTATATGAGTTAAAAGTCATTTAG
- a CDS encoding nitroreductase family protein: MLEDEQRLSIDKYFDSIKEYNDQKLIETDISTSVIESIIKSAGTAPSGANQQPWTYVIIEDKGKKQRILNTVKHPNTCSKNYSYLIALFKQNYGLVEKDGSEAKIKHYYPQESTSLSAGFLLAAFQYVGIKIELLPVEQSLRKELNRSSNEVPFLLIGIDNKSIHDDVLQLAENYFNVINRRRSTRKYSSQKFNKELLQKAIQCTNTILGYYVNEISCELMIVDSEEKKQQIRTRAEANEKRLYEELITDEWRRALKPLKTDWRKQHLTDAPYLLVVFFKKGAHSELVDSKTLAGIATGIMIQTVHRIGLSTLTYTPSPMQFLNEILTKPISNIPFMVLPIGFCASDYEPPHITRKSLQQYLVKI; encoded by the coding sequence ATGTTAGAGGATGAACAACGCTTGTCAATAGACAAATACTTTGATTCAATTAAGGAATACAATGACCAGAAACTGATAGAAACGGATATCTCTACAAGTGTGATTGAATCCATCATCAAGTCAGCAGGAACGGCACCATCAGGTGCTAATCAACAACCATGGACCTATGTAATAATTGAAGATAAGGGTAAAAAGCAACGAATTCTTAATACGGTAAAACATCCGAATACTTGTAGTAAAAATTATTCTTATTTAATTGCTCTCTTTAAACAAAATTACGGACTAGTAGAAAAGGATGGTAGTGAAGCGAAAATTAAACACTATTACCCACAAGAGTCAACATCTTTATCAGCGGGATTTTTATTAGCAGCCTTTCAGTATGTAGGGATCAAGATTGAACTTCTTCCTGTTGAACAATCACTACGTAAAGAGTTGAATCGCTCTAGTAATGAAGTACCATTCTTATTGATTGGTATAGATAATAAATCAATCCATGATGATGTATTACAACTTGCTGAGAATTATTTTAATGTAATTAATCGAAGAAGAAGTACTAGAAAATACTCATCTCAAAAATTTAACAAAGAGCTTCTTCAAAAAGCAATACAATGTACTAATACGATACTCGGGTATTATGTAAACGAGATCAGTTGCGAACTCATGATTGTTGATTCAGAAGAAAAGAAGCAACAAATACGAACACGTGCAGAGGCAAATGAAAAAAGACTATACGAGGAGCTTATTACTGATGAGTGGAGGCGTGCACTAAAACCGCTTAAAACTGACTGGAGAAAGCAACATTTAACAGATGCACCCTATCTACTAGTTGTATTTTTTAAAAAGGGAGCACATTCTGAACTCGTTGATTCAAAGACATTAGCTGGGATTGCAACAGGGATTATGATTCAAACAGTGCATCGAATTGGATTATCAACTTTAACCTATACACCGAGCCCTATGCAGTTTTTAAATGAGATTTTAACAAAACCAATATCGAATATACCATTTATGGTGCTTCCAATCGGATTTTGTGCAAGTGATTATGAGCCACCACATATCACACGAAAAAGCCTACAACAATACTTAGTGAAGATTTAA
- a CDS encoding lipoate--protein ligase has product MKTIINNSNDPHFNLALEEYVLKQLDSDEDFILLWQNEPSIIIGRNQNTIEEINSEYVKENSVNVVRRISGGGAVYHDSGNLNFTFVTKNLKNNLNNFRKFTEPVINLLNELGAKAEFSGRNDITVEGKKISGNAQTYHKNKMFHHGTILFNSELEEIVNVLDVKLDKIKSKGIKSIRSRVSNILPYLDEPITVKEFQDKLLKYILKTNDVESHIYELSAEDIEAINQLMKEKYRTWEWNYGESPQFDITKSGRFEGGKIDIRLDVDEGEIQDCKIFGDFFGKKDVSELEAALKGIRFEEASIRKILEQEDFNDYFFKISIDDFIQCLFY; this is encoded by the coding sequence TTGAAAACAATTATTAATAACTCAAATGATCCTCATTTTAATTTAGCTCTAGAAGAATATGTATTAAAACAATTGGATTCTGATGAGGATTTTATTCTACTTTGGCAAAACGAACCGTCGATTATTATCGGTCGTAATCAGAATACAATTGAAGAGATAAATAGTGAGTATGTTAAGGAGAACAGCGTAAACGTTGTAAGACGTATATCTGGTGGAGGCGCTGTCTATCACGACTCTGGAAATCTTAATTTTACATTTGTAACAAAGAACTTAAAAAATAATTTAAATAATTTTCGTAAGTTTACAGAACCTGTAATTAACCTCCTAAATGAATTAGGAGCAAAAGCTGAATTTTCAGGACGTAATGATATTACAGTAGAAGGAAAAAAGATTTCAGGAAATGCACAAACTTACCATAAGAACAAGATGTTCCACCATGGTACAATTCTATTTAATTCTGAACTTGAAGAAATCGTGAATGTACTTGACGTTAAATTAGACAAAATCAAATCTAAGGGAATTAAATCGATTAGAAGCCGTGTTTCAAATATCTTGCCATACCTAGATGAACCGATCACGGTCAAAGAGTTCCAAGATAAACTCTTAAAATACATCTTAAAAACAAATGATGTAGAGTCTCATATCTATGAATTAAGTGCCGAGGACATTGAGGCAATCAATCAATTAATGAAGGAAAAATATCGAACATGGGAATGGAATTATGGAGAATCCCCACAGTTTGATATAACGAAATCAGGACGTTTTGAAGGTGGAAAAATCGACATTCGTCTAGACGTCGATGAAGGTGAGATACAAGACTGTAAAATTTTCGGAGACTTCTTTGGAAAGAAAGATGTCAGTGAATTAGAGGCTGCACTTAAAGGAATTAGATTCGAAGAAGCTTCAATCCGTAAAATCTTAGAACAGGAAGACTTCAATGACTATTTCTTTAAAATATCAATCGATGATTTTATCCAGTGCTTGTTTTACTAG
- a CDS encoding flavodoxin family protein translates to MSKVINVVFSPRKNGNCADAATYNKNILNKKGYQVETIYLYDYDINPCGNCDYHCFKEGNCNIDDDVYSIYQKLMGADYIMYYIPTFAGHLSSMYFMFHEREQGIFSDNDHEYNHAYMKKIHIIVIGNSIAGGDLALTEALSSFKNMYQPETLLLSSRDYNASSIKGNLINNDDVKHRLNLFVNRVIKV, encoded by the coding sequence ATGAGTAAAGTAATCAATGTTGTTTTTAGTCCTAGAAAGAATGGAAATTGTGCAGATGCTGCTACGTATAATAAAAACATTCTAAACAAGAAAGGCTATCAGGTTGAAACAATATACCTATATGACTATGACATTAATCCATGTGGAAACTGTGATTATCATTGCTTTAAAGAAGGGAACTGTAATATAGATGATGATGTATATTCCATTTATCAAAAACTAATGGGAGCAGACTATATTATGTATTATATTCCGACATTCGCTGGTCATTTATCATCAATGTACTTTATGTTCCACGAACGTGAACAAGGGATTTTTTCTGATAATGATCATGAATATAACCATGCGTATATGAAAAAGATCCATATCATCGTCATTGGAAATAGTATCGCTGGCGGCGATTTAGCACTTACTGAAGCCTTATCATCTTTTAAAAATATGTATCAACCTGAGACTCTCCTTTTATCTTCTAGAGATTACAATGCCAGTTCTATAAAAGGGAACTTAATTAATAATGACGATGTTAAGCATCGATTAAATCTTTTTGTAAACAGAGTAATCAAAGTTTAA
- the lpdA gene encoding dihydrolipoyl dehydrogenase: MSQYDILILGGGPGGYVAAIKAAQMGAKTALIENKNIGGVCLNWGCIPTKTLLKSAHVYKDIMNAERFGIDVSDKDCVSINWPKMLKRKDSVVNKLTGGVKHLLDKNGVDTFIGHGKVLDKNTILVNDQKIKTKNLILATGSSPKIPPIDGIKDGLDRGQVLTSKQILSLEDIPKELVIIGGGVIGIEFATLFSTLGTDVTIVERASEILVNVDKDIRETMTKILQKDKIKILTDASVKSIDKKGVKIEHDGKDKHLKAEKVLVSIGRSANTEDLEHLGLDEDRHGIVTNEKLETDVDGIYAIGDLNGKYMLAHVASAEGIVAVETIMGKESSIDYGRVPSCIYGFPEIGFVGETEQRAKENGHDVIVSTFPLSANGKALAEGESDGFIKIVADKQYGEVLGVHILAPNATDMIAEAVTTMELEGTVHELASSIHPHPTLSEIVMEAAHGAIDQPIHMYKSKE; encoded by the coding sequence TTGAGCCAATATGATATTTTAATACTAGGTGGCGGGCCCGGTGGATATGTAGCGGCTATTAAAGCTGCTCAAATGGGGGCTAAAACAGCCTTAATAGAAAACAAGAATATCGGTGGTGTGTGCTTGAATTGGGGTTGTATACCAACTAAAACGCTTCTGAAGAGTGCACATGTTTACAAGGATATTATGAACGCGGAACGATTTGGTATTGATGTCTCGGATAAAGATTGTGTTTCTATTAACTGGCCGAAGATGTTGAAACGAAAAGACTCTGTAGTAAACAAACTCACAGGAGGAGTTAAACATTTACTTGATAAGAATGGCGTTGATACGTTTATAGGTCATGGTAAAGTACTTGATAAAAATACCATATTAGTAAATGATCAAAAAATTAAAACGAAAAACTTGATTTTAGCAACTGGTTCTTCACCAAAAATACCACCAATCGATGGAATCAAGGACGGACTTGATCGAGGTCAAGTTTTAACTAGTAAACAAATACTAAGTTTAGAGGACATTCCTAAAGAACTCGTCATTATTGGCGGGGGTGTAATCGGTATAGAATTTGCTACTCTATTTAGCACACTAGGAACTGATGTAACCATCGTAGAACGAGCAAGCGAAATATTAGTAAACGTGGATAAAGACATACGCGAAACAATGACTAAAATATTACAAAAAGATAAGATTAAGATTCTTACAGATGCATCTGTAAAATCAATCGATAAAAAGGGTGTTAAAATAGAACATGATGGTAAAGACAAACACCTTAAAGCTGAGAAAGTATTAGTTAGTATCGGACGCTCTGCCAATACAGAGGATTTAGAACATTTGGGATTAGATGAAGACCGGCATGGTATTGTAACAAACGAGAAACTAGAAACTGATGTAGATGGCATCTATGCCATTGGTGATTTAAATGGAAAATACATGCTTGCTCATGTTGCTTCAGCTGAAGGGATTGTAGCAGTTGAAACGATCATGGGTAAGGAATCTTCCATTGATTATGGTCGGGTTCCATCTTGCATATATGGATTCCCTGAAATCGGATTCGTTGGAGAGACAGAGCAACGTGCAAAAGAAAATGGACACGATGTAATCGTGAGTACCTTCCCATTAAGTGCTAATGGTAAAGCATTAGCTGAGGGCGAAAGCGATGGATTCATTAAAATTGTTGCTGACAAACAGTACGGTGAAGTGTTAGGTGTGCATATACTAGCTCCTAACGCGACGGATATGATTGCCGAGGCTGTCACTACTATGGAACTTGAAGGAACTGTACATGAACTGGCATCTTCAATCCATCCGCACCCGACTTTATCGGAAATTGTGATGGAAGCTGCACACGGAGCAATAGATCAGCCAATACATATGTATAAGAGTAAAGAGTAG
- a CDS encoding dihydrolipoamide acetyltransferase family protein, whose amino-acid sequence MYQFKFADIGEGVHEGQVLKWMFKEGDEVHDGDTLCLIETDKVNAEIPSPVDGTIKEINFEVGDTVHVGEVLVVIDDGADNAHVEPEPKVDEEGNKKTPINEGDDHSSKGVVGEIEVSEDVLESSVEASGDEPKKSSIKKVLATPVARKLAKDLGIDIHTIKGSGHAGRVMKEDIYKAKETSDGKDTSSRQAQTVSYNTNVEIPELEISGEVEKVSLSKLRKTIAKNMVLSKSVIPHASTMDEFDVTKLVQFRKEQKQTAEQKGIKLTYMPFIIKALTIALKEFPVFNASYDQKSEELYLKKYYNVGMAVDTDEGLIVPVIKDADQLSILEIAKEIDELATGARERNVSLDKLKGGTFTITNYGAFGSSYGVPVIKHPEVAILGTGMIKKKPVVIDDEIVIRSIMPMSLSIDHRVIDGGDAGRFLRRLKELLNDPMLLLLS is encoded by the coding sequence ATGTATCAATTTAAATTTGCAGATATAGGTGAAGGTGTTCATGAAGGTCAAGTCTTAAAATGGATGTTTAAAGAAGGTGATGAAGTTCATGATGGTGATACGCTTTGTTTAATCGAGACGGATAAGGTAAATGCGGAAATTCCATCACCTGTTGATGGAACTATTAAGGAAATTAATTTTGAGGTTGGAGATACCGTTCATGTTGGTGAGGTTTTAGTAGTCATCGATGACGGTGCTGACAATGCCCACGTGGAGCCTGAACCAAAAGTTGACGAGGAAGGCAACAAAAAAACACCAATTAATGAAGGGGATGATCATTCATCAAAAGGTGTCGTAGGTGAAATTGAGGTATCTGAAGATGTGCTCGAAAGTAGTGTAGAGGCTTCAGGTGATGAACCAAAGAAATCATCTATTAAAAAGGTGCTTGCAACACCAGTTGCTAGAAAGTTAGCCAAAGATCTAGGTATCGATATTCACACAATTAAAGGATCAGGGCATGCAGGACGTGTCATGAAAGAAGATATCTATAAGGCAAAAGAAACAAGCGATGGAAAAGACACTTCATCTCGACAGGCACAAACTGTTAGCTATAACACAAATGTTGAGATTCCTGAACTTGAAATCTCTGGTGAAGTTGAAAAAGTATCGTTATCAAAACTTCGTAAAACAATCGCAAAAAACATGGTGCTTTCAAAATCTGTAATCCCTCATGCGTCTACTATGGACGAATTTGATGTTACTAAACTAGTTCAGTTTAGAAAAGAACAAAAACAAACAGCAGAACAAAAAGGTATTAAGTTAACCTATATGCCATTTATCATAAAAGCATTGACAATAGCACTAAAAGAGTTCCCAGTGTTTAATGCTAGTTATGATCAGAAGAGTGAAGAACTTTATTTAAAGAAATATTATAATGTTGGAATGGCTGTCGATACAGACGAGGGCTTAATCGTACCGGTTATTAAAGATGCAGATCAATTGAGTATTTTAGAAATTGCTAAAGAAATTGATGAACTCGCAACAGGTGCAAGAGAGCGTAATGTATCTTTAGATAAATTAAAAGGTGGAACTTTTACTATTACAAATTACGGAGCGTTTGGATCAAGTTATGGAGTTCCTGTTATCAAACATCCAGAAGTTGCAATTCTAGGCACAGGAATGATTAAGAAAAAACCAGTGGTTATTGATGATGAAATTGTGATTAGAAGCATTATGCCAATGTCATTAAGTATCGATCACCGAGTTATTGATGGTGGAGATGCAGGCCGCTTTTTAAGAAGACTAAAAGAATTATTAAATGATCCAATGTTATTACTATTAAGCTAG
- a CDS encoding alpha-ketoacid dehydrogenase subunit beta: MALMTNIQAIAHTLEQQMKKDEKIVTFGEDVGFEGGVFRATKGLQERFGEERCFDTPLAEAGIIGSAVGMAINGLKPIPEIQFSGFMLPGFNQIAGHVGRMRNRSRGRYHLPMVIRMPYGGGIRALEHHSESQEVLFAHLPGIKVVIPSTPYDTKGLLTAAIKDPDPVIFMEPKRIYRAFKQDVPEEEYTIPIGKAKIVQEGTDLTIVAWGAMVREVQKAVKTLEEEGISVELIDLRTISPIDKETIINSVQKTGRFLVVHEAIKSYGPGAELISIVNEGAFLYLEAPPTRLTGFDVIVPLPKGEHHYIIEPKRIAYEARKLIKY; the protein is encoded by the coding sequence ATGGCATTAATGACTAATATTCAAGCAATCGCACATACACTCGAACAACAAATGAAAAAAGACGAAAAAATAGTTACCTTTGGTGAAGATGTTGGATTTGAAGGTGGAGTATTTAGAGCTACAAAAGGATTGCAAGAAAGATTCGGTGAAGAAAGATGTTTTGACACACCACTTGCGGAGGCAGGAATCATAGGCTCAGCAGTTGGGATGGCAATTAACGGTTTGAAACCAATACCTGAAATTCAGTTCTCCGGTTTTATGTTGCCAGGCTTCAATCAGATAGCAGGACATGTAGGAAGAATGCGAAATAGATCAAGAGGACGTTATCATTTACCTATGGTAATTCGTATGCCCTATGGTGGCGGAATTAGAGCGCTTGAACATCATTCTGAGAGTCAAGAAGTTCTATTTGCACACCTTCCTGGTATAAAGGTCGTTATTCCATCAACACCATATGATACAAAAGGATTGTTAACAGCGGCAATAAAAGATCCCGACCCAGTAATCTTTATGGAACCAAAAAGAATCTACCGAGCGTTTAAACAAGATGTTCCTGAAGAGGAATACACAATTCCAATTGGAAAGGCAAAAATAGTACAAGAAGGAACTGACTTAACTATAGTAGCCTGGGGTGCAATGGTCAGAGAAGTACAAAAAGCAGTAAAAACGCTTGAAGAAGAGGGAATTAGTGTTGAACTGATTGATTTACGTACAATTTCACCTATTGATAAAGAAACGATTATAAATTCTGTACAAAAGACGGGACGTTTCTTAGTTGTTCATGAAGCGATTAAATCGTATGGACCTGGTGCAGAGTTAATATCCATTGTAAATGAAGGTGCATTTTTATACTTAGAAGCACCACCAACACGTTTAACTGGATTTGATGTGATTGTTCCACTACCTAAAGGGGAACATCATTATATTATAGAACCAAAACGTATAGCATATGAAGCCAGAAAATTAATTAAATACTAA
- the pdhA gene encoding pyruvate dehydrogenase (acetyl-transferring) E1 component subunit alpha translates to MLTKQFDPLKKKNRMLQILDKEGNIVDEKLVPNIPDDQLVSMYKTMLLGRIADTKALQYQRQGRMLTYAPNKGQEAAQVGSVAATEQSDWLVPAFRELSAWLHKGWTLENVYLYWYGNERGSEFPEDVKILPVSVPIGSQLNHAVGLGMASNIQGKDEVVLAYVGDGGTSHGEFHEALNFSGVFNTPTVIVIQNNQWAISMPTTKQTKSQTLAQKAKAYGIPGIQVDGNDVLAVYAATKEAVKRARNGEGPTLIEAVTYRLGPHTTSDDPTIYRKDEEVEEWSLKDPLTRFQKYLIDKGLWSKEQDENQREEYNDFVNKTFKKVEGSGLVPLEDIFDYHYEEMPSQLKEQYENYKRYLEEEGS, encoded by the coding sequence ATGCTTACTAAACAGTTTGATCCATTAAAGAAAAAAAATCGCATGCTACAAATTCTCGATAAAGAGGGTAACATTGTTGATGAGAAATTAGTACCAAATATACCTGATGATCAACTAGTATCAATGTATAAAACAATGCTTCTTGGAAGAATAGCCGATACGAAAGCCTTGCAGTATCAAAGACAGGGACGTATGCTGACTTATGCACCGAACAAGGGACAAGAGGCAGCACAGGTTGGTTCAGTTGCTGCAACAGAACAGAGTGATTGGTTAGTACCTGCATTTAGAGAGTTAAGTGCATGGCTTCATAAAGGATGGACATTAGAAAATGTATACCTATATTGGTATGGAAATGAACGCGGAAGTGAATTCCCTGAGGATGTAAAGATTTTACCGGTTTCTGTTCCAATTGGATCGCAATTAAACCATGCAGTTGGACTGGGTATGGCAAGTAATATACAAGGTAAAGATGAAGTTGTGCTTGCATATGTTGGTGATGGTGGTACGTCACATGGTGAATTTCACGAAGCACTAAACTTTTCTGGTGTATTTAATACACCGACAGTCATTGTCATTCAAAACAATCAGTGGGCAATTTCGATGCCAACGACAAAACAGACAAAATCACAAACATTAGCACAGAAAGCTAAAGCCTATGGAATTCCTGGTATTCAGGTAGATGGTAATGATGTGCTTGCTGTGTATGCTGCTACCAAAGAGGCAGTCAAAAGAGCAAGAAACGGGGAAGGACCTACACTCATTGAGGCAGTCACTTATCGTCTTGGTCCACATACAACAAGTGATGACCCGACCATCTATCGAAAGGATGAAGAAGTTGAAGAGTGGAGTCTTAAAGATCCATTGACTAGATTCCAAAAATACTTAATCGATAAAGGATTGTGGAGCAAGGAACAAGATGAGAATCAACGAGAAGAATACAATGATTTTGTAAATAAAACATTTAAGAAAGTTGAAGGATCGGGTCTTGTACCGCTTGAAGATATATTTGATTATCATTATGAGGAAATGCCTTCACAGCTCAAAGAGCAATATGAAAATTACAAACGATATTTAGAAGAGGAGGGATCATAA
- a CDS encoding sodium/glutamate symporter: protein MLLAFVLLGVFLLIAKWIRLKVPVLQNYFIPSSLIAGFIGLILNEQLIQKFILIFLPNDRFSFLTRDVIPNSATQVWKEIPELFITIIFASLFLGKKIPNLKKVWNIAKPQIAFGQTIAWGQYVVGILVTLLILKPFFGANILSGVLIEISFQGGAGTAAGLAGTFDELGFSHGKDLGIGIATFGILSGMIIGVIMINIGIRKNKATVATKPDQIAKEERLGVYKFEEADSIRLTTRSHSIETISIHLAFILLSVGIGAIFFKGLLFIENSIWGPLFDIYLIKYIPLFPLAMIGGVIVQVMSTRFEFSRLINRKMILHIQNFTLDFLIVSAVASISLSVISEHTSTFIILLFTGILWNIAAFLFIAPRMISRFWFERGIIDFGQSMGMTTTGLLLLQIVDPDKKTPTFESFGYKQLFFEPIVGGGFFTAASMPLLAEFGPIVMLYLTGGLFLFWLIFGIVSNKVEAA, encoded by the coding sequence GTGCTACTAGCTTTCGTCTTACTTGGCGTATTTTTACTTATTGCTAAATGGATTCGGCTCAAGGTACCCGTTCTTCAAAACTATTTTATTCCGAGCTCTTTGATTGCTGGATTTATTGGACTCATTTTAAACGAACAACTTATTCAAAAATTTATACTTATCTTCTTGCCAAATGATCGCTTTTCATTTTTAACAAGGGACGTTATCCCCAATTCTGCAACTCAAGTGTGGAAAGAAATACCGGAGTTATTTATTACAATAATCTTTGCGTCATTATTTCTGGGTAAGAAGATTCCAAACCTTAAAAAAGTTTGGAATATAGCAAAGCCACAAATTGCATTTGGACAAACAATCGCGTGGGGACAATATGTTGTGGGGATTTTAGTAACACTACTCATCTTAAAACCGTTCTTTGGAGCAAACATTTTAAGCGGAGTACTCATCGAAATCAGTTTTCAAGGTGGCGCTGGTACTGCAGCAGGACTCGCTGGTACCTTTGATGAATTAGGTTTTTCTCATGGTAAAGACCTAGGTATTGGTATTGCAACATTCGGAATTTTGTCTGGTATGATTATTGGTGTGATCATGATTAACATTGGTATTCGTAAGAATAAGGCAACAGTTGCTACTAAACCGGATCAAATAGCGAAAGAAGAACGACTCGGAGTCTATAAGTTTGAGGAGGCAGACTCTATACGCTTAACTACACGCTCACACTCAATAGAAACAATTAGTATCCATCTTGCCTTCATCCTATTATCTGTGGGAATCGGTGCTATATTCTTTAAAGGATTATTATTTATCGAGAACTCAATCTGGGGACCTCTATTTGATATATATCTGATTAAGTATATACCACTCTTCCCTCTTGCTATGATTGGTGGAGTAATTGTGCAAGTAATGAGTACTCGATTTGAATTTTCACGCCTAATTAATCGCAAGATGATTTTACACATTCAGAACTTTACATTAGATTTTCTCATCGTATCAGCTGTCGCTAGTATATCACTGTCAGTAATCAGTGAACATACGTCAACATTCATAATTTTACTATTTACCGGTATTCTATGGAACATTGCTGCATTCTTATTTATAGCACCTAGAATGATTTCACGATTCTGGTTTGAACGAGGAATTATTGACTTTGGTCAATCTATGGGGATGACCACAACAGGCTTATTATTACTTCAAATTGTGGACCCAGATAAGAAGACACCGACATTTGAGAGTTTCGGTTATAAACAATTATTCTTTGAACCAATCGTAGGGGGTGGGTTCTTTACTGCTGCTTCTATGCCTCTACTCGCTGAATTCGGTCCTATAGTTATGCTTTATCTTACGGGAGGACTGTTTTTATTTTGGTTAATCTTTGGTATTGTTTCAAATAAAGTTGAAGCGGCTTAG